The Solanum pennellii chromosome 7, SPENNV200 DNA segment GACTGAGAGGGTTTATCATACTGCATTGGAGGAGACCAAACCGGACATGACTTATCGACCACCTGAACCGGTGGTGTCTGAACCGGTTGCGGCTGAACTGGTGGTGGTAGCTCGGTAGAACCGGATTTGGGAGGGGTCATGAAAACCGTGTATGGCCCGATCTTACCGATCCTCGGCGGAGGAGGAGAAGTACATTCAGTGTTAGCCATTCTCTTCAAGCAATTTTGCTAACAAATTTGGGAATCACAAAGGCCTTTGCTTGCGGTTTTAAGAAGTGAAATCTCtatttttctattcattttgtgagtgttttattttttacatgaaaatttttagcgtgaatttaaatttaatcagctatataataaatatcaaatattaaacGAAAACGAAACAAAAAAAGGTCAAATAAAGTCATCACTCACtacatattttcttaaaaaattattaatctaAAGAAAATTAggtaattttaaatttctatttcatgacttcaaatataatatttttataatgtgATATTTGTCTATAAGAATAATGAGTATTATTTATTAGTTCGTCATAAATGGATTGAATGGAGTATGTCAAATTATTCCTAAATTTTTTGTGGATTAATTAATacatatgaaaaattgaaaaaaattaatttttgttagttGTTAAGTAATAtctaattctaaaaataaagtGGTGCAGATCCTGTAGAGACTATAAGtatttttctccaaataatTGCGGAAGGGTCTGTAAAATTTTTGTAAACAAAGTACTTTTCGAAATCATATcactaaaaaattcatatactaC contains these protein-coding regions:
- the LOC107024278 gene encoding uncharacterized protein LOC107024278, translating into MANTECTSPPPPRIGKIGPYTVFMTPPKSGSTELPPPVQPQPVQTPPVQVVDKSCPVWSPPMQYDKPSQSSFGFFWNAVAKVQNAHASLDEQVAYWFGLNQSKYQWALDDYYESKNINKAEEKAKVVASKLENV